The Tenacibaculum jejuense genome includes a window with the following:
- a CDS encoding 3'-5' exonuclease, whose product MELNLKKPIVFFDLETTGINIATDRIVEISILKIFPNGTQESKTWLVNPEIEIPQQAIDVHGITNEKVVTEPTFKELASKINEMIFDSDLAGFNSNRFDIPLLAEELLRVGIDFDMEERKAIDVQVIFHKKEQRTLSAGYKFYCGKDLEGAHSAEADTLATYEILKAQLDKYEDIENSVEALSEFSSHTKRADFAGFILFDEDEDEIFSFGKYKGRKVEDVLKENPGYNSWIQQADFPLYTKKVLRQIKERMSSPKTPEMTDEEKLKALQQKFNLR is encoded by the coding sequence ATGGAGTTAAACCTGAAAAAACCTATCGTTTTTTTCGATTTAGAAACAACTGGAATTAATATAGCCACCGATAGAATTGTAGAAATTTCTATACTAAAAATATTTCCTAACGGAACACAAGAAAGTAAAACTTGGTTGGTAAACCCTGAAATAGAAATACCACAACAAGCTATAGATGTTCATGGAATTACAAATGAAAAAGTTGTTACAGAACCAACATTTAAAGAATTAGCATCTAAAATAAACGAGATGATATTCGATTCAGATCTAGCTGGATTTAATTCAAATAGATTTGATATTCCGCTTTTAGCTGAAGAATTACTAAGAGTTGGAATCGATTTTGATATGGAAGAAAGAAAAGCCATTGATGTACAAGTAATTTTCCATAAAAAAGAACAACGAACATTAAGTGCAGGTTATAAATTTTACTGTGGAAAAGATTTAGAAGGTGCCCACTCTGCTGAAGCAGACACATTAGCAACATATGAAATCTTAAAAGCACAATTAGATAAATATGAAGATATAGAGAATTCAGTTGAAGCGTTAAGTGAATTTTCTTCACATACAAAACGAGCAGATTTTGCAGGATTCATACTATTTGATGAAGATGAAGATGAGATATTTTCTTTTGGAAAATATAAAGGAAGAAAAGTAGAAGATGTCTTAAAAGAAAATCCAGGATACAATTCATGGATTCAACAAGCAGACTTTCCATTATATACTAAAAAAGTATTACGCCAAATAAAAGAACGAATGAGTTCGCCTAAAACGCCTGAAATGACAGATGAAGAAAAATTAAAAGCGTTACAACAAAAATTTAATTTAAGATAA
- a CDS encoding ABC transporter ATPase: MYIPYNELPNSARVWVYQADRTFNQEEIEVISARALLFIDQWTRHGEDLKGSFAIKYNQFIVLAIDENFNSASGCSIDASVRFVKSIEEEFNVDLMDKMNISFKDNDNINVVKLSDFQEFAKQQKITAATVVFNNMVNTKEDFETKWEVTADKSWHSRFLV; encoded by the coding sequence ATGTACATACCTTATAACGAATTACCCAACTCTGCAAGAGTTTGGGTATATCAAGCTGATAGAACATTCAATCAAGAAGAAATAGAAGTAATTTCTGCAAGAGCTTTGTTATTTATTGATCAATGGACCAGACATGGTGAAGATTTAAAAGGATCTTTTGCTATTAAATACAATCAGTTTATAGTATTGGCAATAGATGAAAACTTTAATTCAGCTTCTGGTTGCTCTATTGATGCTTCTGTACGTTTTGTTAAATCTATAGAAGAAGAGTTCAATGTAGATTTAATGGATAAAATGAACATTTCATTTAAAGACAATGATAATATCAATGTTGTAAAACTCTCAGATTTTCAAGAATTTGCCAAACAACAGAAAATAACTGCTGCTACAGTTGTTTTTAATAATATGGTAAACACTAAAGAGGATTTTGAAACCAAATGGGAAGTTACAGCAGACAAAAGCTGGCATAGCCGATTTTTGGTATAA
- a CDS encoding glycoside hydrolase family 3 N-terminal domain-containing protein produces the protein MKKKILLLAIIFTSVINAQQLDPLRAKQYILQQEWVDSIIDSMSIEEKIGQLFMVQAYSNKDAKHEKFISDLITKHHVGNLIFMKGTPEKQVALTNTYQSLTKKVPLLIGFDGEWGLDMRLKNTYRFPWNMTLGAIRDNKLIEKLGERIGEQCKRVGIHINFAPVVDINTNPDNPIIGNRSFGEKKENVAEKSVAFTKGMQSVGVLANAKHFPGHGDTATDSHLTLPSINFTLQRLDSTELYPFKRQFDAGVASVMTAHLSIPSLESNTNLPSSLSKNVVTDLLQDKLGFQGLVLTDGLNMKGAANYATAAEINLATFLAGNDILLIPQDIPNTVKAFKKALEKGELNEERINKSVRKILKAKYLVGLQKFDAIKTDSLLVDLNTAKDELLHRDLIKKSLTVLKNTRETLPIKKLELKNIAYVALGDDKGDDFVKMLQNYAKVDVVSAKHLDKLTKKLEEYNLVIVGFHKSNKNPWKSYKFSNQDLVWLQEISRNKRVILDVFANPYSLLQVKTFTNIDNIIISYQNSKLAQELSAQAIFGAFEISGRLPISIRNEFKAGNGMIISPLNRFEYTIPEAVNLSRDTLKYVDRYIDTILQQKMAPGGQVLIARHGKVIYHKTFGYQTDAKRRKVKKSDVYDLASLTKILSTLPAVMKLEEDRKLSLHSDLVDLLPTYKDSNKEHLNIKQILSHYARLKSWIPFYTRTIDSITGKVSKEYYRTKKSKQFPIKVAKDLYLNKDYKDSIYTRIKDSDLRERVGYKYSDLGYYILKEVVERKYKKRLDKVVEEEFYASLGLNRTSYLPLEKFNWKEVVPTEKDDYYREQLLRGYVHDMGAAMQGGVGGHAGLFANANDVAKIMQMYLQGGTYGGVKYFRPETVEKFNTRYYPQVRNRRGLGFDKPQINPREKPTCGCVSENSFGHSGFTGTYTWADPDTGILYVFLSNRVYPTMGNRKLVKSNIRTKIQKVIQDAILN, from the coding sequence ATGAAGAAAAAGATACTATTATTAGCTATAATTTTTACCAGTGTTATTAATGCTCAGCAGTTAGATCCGTTACGAGCAAAACAGTACATTTTACAACAAGAATGGGTAGATAGTATTATCGATTCAATGTCTATTGAAGAAAAAATAGGACAGTTGTTTATGGTGCAAGCATATTCTAATAAAGATGCGAAACACGAAAAATTTATTTCTGATTTGATCACAAAACATCATGTTGGAAATTTAATTTTCATGAAAGGAACACCAGAAAAACAAGTAGCGCTCACTAATACGTATCAAAGTTTAACTAAAAAAGTTCCGTTATTGATTGGTTTCGATGGAGAATGGGGGTTGGATATGCGATTAAAAAATACATATCGTTTTCCTTGGAATATGACTTTAGGAGCCATTCGTGATAATAAGTTAATTGAAAAGTTAGGAGAAAGAATAGGGGAACAATGTAAACGAGTAGGAATTCATATCAATTTTGCTCCGGTTGTAGATATTAATACAAATCCAGACAATCCAATTATTGGAAATCGTTCATTTGGAGAAAAGAAAGAAAATGTAGCAGAAAAATCTGTGGCGTTTACAAAAGGAATGCAAAGTGTTGGTGTTTTAGCAAACGCCAAGCATTTCCCTGGACATGGAGATACAGCTACTGATTCACATTTAACATTACCATCAATAAATTTTACATTACAACGATTAGACTCTACCGAATTATATCCTTTTAAAAGACAGTTTGATGCGGGTGTAGCAAGTGTAATGACAGCGCATTTAAGTATTCCTTCTTTAGAGTCGAATACAAATCTACCATCTTCATTATCTAAAAATGTAGTTACTGATTTATTACAAGATAAATTAGGTTTTCAAGGTTTAGTTTTAACTGATGGATTAAATATGAAAGGAGCAGCAAATTATGCCACAGCTGCTGAAATTAATCTGGCTACTTTCCTAGCAGGAAATGATATTTTATTGATTCCTCAAGATATTCCGAATACGGTAAAAGCATTTAAAAAAGCCTTAGAGAAAGGTGAATTAAATGAGGAAAGGATTAATAAGTCGGTAAGAAAAATTTTAAAAGCAAAATATTTAGTTGGTTTACAGAAGTTTGACGCAATTAAAACGGATAGTTTATTGGTAGATTTAAATACAGCTAAAGATGAATTATTACATCGAGATTTAATTAAAAAATCATTAACTGTTCTAAAAAATACAAGAGAAACATTACCAATTAAAAAGTTAGAGTTAAAAAATATAGCTTATGTTGCTTTAGGAGATGATAAAGGAGATGATTTTGTAAAAATGCTTCAGAACTATGCTAAAGTAGATGTGGTTTCAGCAAAGCATTTAGATAAACTAACTAAAAAATTAGAAGAATATAATTTAGTAATTGTAGGTTTTCATAAATCGAATAAAAATCCTTGGAAATCTTATAAGTTCTCTAATCAAGATTTAGTTTGGTTACAAGAAATATCAAGAAATAAACGTGTAATACTTGATGTTTTTGCTAATCCTTACAGCTTATTACAAGTAAAAACATTTACGAATATTGATAATATTATTATTTCTTATCAAAATAGTAAGTTAGCTCAAGAGCTTTCTGCTCAAGCAATCTTTGGAGCTTTTGAAATTTCAGGAAGACTTCCAATAAGTATTAGAAATGAATTTAAAGCAGGAAATGGAATGATTATATCTCCATTAAATCGCTTTGAATATACCATACCAGAAGCTGTAAATTTATCAAGAGATACATTAAAATATGTAGATCGTTATATTGATACAATTTTACAGCAAAAAATGGCTCCAGGAGGTCAGGTTTTAATTGCGAGACACGGAAAAGTAATTTATCATAAAACTTTTGGTTATCAAACTGATGCTAAACGAAGAAAAGTAAAAAAATCAGATGTTTACGATTTAGCTTCTTTAACTAAAATTTTATCTACTTTACCAGCTGTAATGAAATTAGAAGAAGATAGAAAATTATCACTTCACTCTGATTTAGTTGATTTACTTCCAACTTATAAAGATAGTAATAAAGAGCACTTAAATATCAAACAAATCTTGTCACATTATGCTCGATTAAAATCGTGGATTCCATTTTACACAAGAACAATCGATTCTATCACAGGTAAAGTGTCAAAAGAATATTATAGGACTAAAAAATCGAAGCAGTTTCCTATAAAAGTAGCTAAAGATTTATATTTAAATAAAGATTACAAAGATTCTATTTATACTAGAATAAAAGATTCTGATTTACGAGAAAGAGTAGGATACAAGTATAGTGATTTAGGATATTATATACTTAAAGAGGTTGTTGAAAGAAAGTATAAAAAACGCTTAGATAAAGTAGTAGAAGAAGAGTTTTATGCGTCTTTAGGTTTAAATAGAACTTCATATTTACCTCTTGAAAAGTTTAATTGGAAAGAAGTAGTTCCTACAGAAAAAGACGATTATTACAGAGAACAATTATTAAGAGGTTATGTTCATGATATGGGAGCTGCAATGCAAGGTGGAGTAGGAGGTCATGCTGGTTTATTTGCGAATGCAAATGATGTAGCTAAAATTATGCAAATGTACTTGCAAGGCGGAACTTATGGAGGTGTAAAATATTTTAGACCAGAAACTGTTGAGAAGTTTAATACAAGATATTATCCTCAAGTAAGAAATAGAAGAGGTTTAGGTTTTGATAAACCACAAATAAATCCTAGAGAAAAGCCAACTTGTGGTTGTGTTTCTGAAAATAGTTTTGGTCACAGTGGTTTTACAGGAACCTATACTTGGGCAGATCCTGATACGGGAATTCTATATGTATTTTTATCCAATAGAGTTTATCCGACTATGGGGAATAGAAAATTAGTTAAAAGTAATATAAGAACTAAAATACAGAAGGTTATACAAGATGCTATTTTGAATTAA
- a CDS encoding Crp/Fnr family transcriptional regulator, whose amino-acid sequence MKNYQLLKNKILEEGILTEQKTFKRDEFIKVKGSKDTNIYFIKSGSVKVFFTNNTEEHVMYFGYKNSIITAIDSFLSNSISDLEIKALKKTAVFYISKQEFYNFLDTNTEYLKLWNEILQEIILHQFEREKDLLLTSPEERYQKVLHRNPELFQEIPHKYIASYLRMASETLSRIKKT is encoded by the coding sequence TTGAAAAATTATCAATTATTAAAAAACAAAATTTTAGAAGAAGGTATTTTAACAGAACAGAAAACCTTCAAAAGAGATGAGTTTATAAAAGTTAAAGGATCTAAGGATACTAATATCTATTTTATAAAATCAGGTAGTGTAAAAGTTTTCTTTACCAATAATACAGAAGAACATGTAATGTATTTTGGGTATAAAAACTCGATTATCACAGCTATCGATTCGTTTTTATCTAATTCAATTAGTGATCTTGAAATAAAAGCACTAAAAAAGACCGCTGTTTTTTATATTTCAAAACAAGAATTTTACAATTTTTTAGATACGAATACCGAGTATTTAAAATTGTGGAATGAAATACTACAAGAAATCATATTACATCAATTTGAAAGAGAAAAAGACTTATTATTAACGTCTCCTGAAGAAAGGTATCAGAAAGTATTGCATAGAAATCCAGAACTTTTTCAAGAAATTCCTCATAAATATATTGCAAGTTATTTAAGAATGGCTTCTGAAACATTAAGTAGAATTAAAAAAACGTGA
- a CDS encoding GNAT family N-acetyltransferase — protein sequence MYNFTIRLLTVEDTEVFFELIQNNKSRLEDFFAGTIKYTQTKESTLNYCKTIESKIKQRAYYPYLIFNNEELIGFIDFKNIDWSIPKAELGAFIDINFEGKGIITKSFTTLLESVVKTHGFKKLFCRISQRNVKSIALAERCGFCLEGTITKDYRTTNGELIDLNYYGKQL from the coding sequence ATGTATAATTTTACTATACGATTGTTAACTGTAGAAGATACAGAGGTTTTCTTTGAGCTAATTCAAAACAATAAAAGTAGATTAGAAGATTTTTTTGCAGGAACAATAAAATATACCCAAACTAAAGAAAGTACCTTAAATTATTGCAAAACGATAGAAAGTAAAATAAAACAAAGAGCATACTATCCTTATCTTATTTTTAACAATGAAGAGTTGATTGGCTTTATTGATTTTAAAAATATAGATTGGTCTATACCTAAAGCAGAATTAGGAGCTTTTATAGATATTAATTTTGAAGGGAAAGGTATTATTACTAAAAGTTTTACAACGTTATTAGAAAGTGTCGTTAAAACGCATGGTTTTAAAAAACTTTTCTGTAGAATATCTCAACGAAATGTGAAGAGTATTGCGTTAGCTGAAAGATGTGGTTTTTGTTTAGAAGGTACAATTACGAAAGACTATCGAACTACTAATGGAGAATTAATTGATTTAAACTATTACGGAAAACAGCTATAA
- a CDS encoding DUF4159 domain-containing protein has protein sequence MKFINILLVFFTTLSLSLQAQQVGILKYGGGGDWYANPTSLPNLIKFSNTYTKTSIENNIATVEPDSEDIFSLPIVFLTGHGNVYFDDTAAENLRRYLISGGFIHISDNYGLDKYIRREMKKVFPKLNFQEIPASHPIFHQTFNFPKGLPKIHEHDKKAPQGFGLFYEGRLIAFYDYESDLSDGWEDESIHNNPKETREKALRMGANIIEFAFKN, from the coding sequence ATGAAATTTATAAACATACTATTAGTATTCTTTACTACACTATCTCTGTCTTTACAAGCACAACAAGTTGGTATTTTAAAATATGGCGGTGGTGGTGATTGGTATGCCAATCCTACATCGTTACCCAACTTAATTAAGTTTAGTAATACTTACACAAAAACATCTATTGAAAATAATATTGCTACTGTAGAACCAGATAGTGAAGATATTTTTAGCTTACCTATTGTTTTTTTAACTGGACATGGTAATGTTTACTTTGACGATACAGCTGCAGAAAACTTAAGAAGGTATCTTATTTCTGGTGGATTTATTCATATTTCTGATAATTATGGATTAGACAAGTATATTCGTCGTGAAATGAAAAAAGTATTTCCTAAACTAAATTTTCAAGAAATCCCTGCTTCTCACCCTATTTTTCATCAGACATTTAATTTTCCTAAAGGATTACCTAAAATTCATGAACATGATAAAAAGGCGCCTCAAGGATTTGGTTTATTCTATGAAGGTAGATTAATTGCTTTTTACGATTATGAAAGTGATTTAAGTGATGGTTGGGAAGATGAATCAATTCACAATAACCCTAAAGAAACCAGAGAAAAAGCTTTACGAATGGGAGCCAATATTATTGAATTTGCCTTTAAGAACTAA